The nucleotide sequence ACGCTTGATGGCCTGGCTTACTGCTCGCTGGAAAGTAGCGCAGATACCACTACGCTTGCGGCCAAACATGCGGCCTTGAGCGGTGCAAAGCTTCTTAAGACCTGAGATATCTTTGTAATCGACAAATGCAGGGCGGGGACAACCTTGTGGTGTACAAAATCGGCACTTCTGCTTCGGCAATGGCATTCGTTTCTTAGCCATGGGTTCCTTCATCTCCAGACTTTTTGGGAACAGGAAGTATAGGAACGCAGTATCAACTGGCAAGTCAGAGTAGACATCAAATTTCAGCAAAATACGGGCGGAACTGATGAAACTGCCATGACAATGGGTTTTAGATTCCAATCGGATTACTAACTTAGATGCATATCGTTTTCTGGAAGCCCGTAATGTCTAACGAACCCATGCCCCGTTTTTCCCGTACCCAATGGCTGATTGTCATCATTGCAGCCATCGGGTTTGCCTTTGATATCTACGAATTACTGGTTTGGCCCTTGGTGGGGCGTCCCGCACTGGAACAACTGCTCGGAGTTGATCAGTTTACCGCTTCAGGTAACGATGCAATTCTGAAGTGGTTCAGCTACACCATGTACGCCAGCGCCATTTGTGGCGGCATCTTTGGCCTGCTGGGCGGATATCTGACCGACTGGTTTGGCCGCCGCCGAGTCCTCACCTACAGCATTCTTCTCTACGCTTTCTCGGCATTGGCCTCCGGCTTTGCAACAACTCCCGAAATGCTGCTCGTCTTCCGTTGCCTGACTTTTATCGGTGTCTGTGTTGAATTTGTCGCTGCCACCGCCTGGCTGGCTGAACTGTTCACGCATCCCAAACAGCGTGAAGCAGTGCTGGGTTACACCCAGGCCTTTTCCTCGCTGGGTGGATTGATGGTGACCGGTGCTTATTGGTTCTGCAATCACTATGCCGAGAGCTTTCCAGCCATCTTTGACAAGCACGAGGCCTGGCGATATACTCTGATCTCGGGTGTTCTTCCAGCTATTCCCTTGATCCTCATTCGCCCTTTCCTGCCTGAATCGCCTGCCTGGGAAGCGAAACGGAAGGCTGGCACCCTGACTCGACCCAGTTTTGGTTCGCTGTTTTCTCCTGAGCTGCGTCAGGTCACACTTGTTTCGACAATCCTCATGATGTGTGTGTATGGTGTTGCATTTGGCGCGATTCAGTTGTTGCCACAGATTGTGCCTGGGCTGGTTCCTGGGGCAGGGCAGATCACACCACTGCGTGCAGCCTATGAGGCAGCCAGCAAACCTGATGCTGATGCGAGAGCAACGCAAGAATCTCTGAAAAAATTCAAGGTTGAGAGTGTTGAAGGGCTCAGAAAGAAAGCGATTGAAGTCAACAAAAACACTCAAGCCACCGTTTCCAAAGTGCAACTGTGGCAGGAACTGGGTGGCCTCGTAGGTCGTTTTGCATTGGCTTACCTGGCCATTGTCATCGTGAGTCGCCGCACGTTGCTGCGGATATTCCAGCTACCAGCGCTCATCATCACGCCGTTCGTGTTCTGGTACTG is from Planctomycetia bacterium and encodes:
- the rpsR gene encoding 30S ribosomal protein S18 produces the protein MAKKRMPLPKQKCRFCTPQGCPRPAFVDYKDISGLKKLCTAQGRMFGRKRSGICATFQRAVSQAIKRARVMALLPYVGE
- a CDS encoding MFS transporter, coding for MSNEPMPRFSRTQWLIVIIAAIGFAFDIYELLVWPLVGRPALEQLLGVDQFTASGNDAILKWFSYTMYASAICGGIFGLLGGYLTDWFGRRRVLTYSILLYAFSALASGFATTPEMLLVFRCLTFIGVCVEFVAATAWLAELFTHPKQREAVLGYTQAFSSLGGLMVTGAYWFCNHYAESFPAIFDKHEAWRYTLISGVLPAIPLILIRPFLPESPAWEAKRKAGTLTRPSFGSLFSPELRQVTLVSTILMMCVYGVAFGAIQLLPQIVPGLVPGAGQITPLRAAYEAASKPDADARATQESLKKFKVESVEGLRKKAIEVNKNTQATVSKVQLWQELGGLVGRFALAYLAIVIVSRRTLLRIFQLPALIITPFVFWYCATGRAGEDSLLYLQIGIFLAAFFIVGQFSFWGNYLPLVYPVKLRGTGESFAANVGGRMLGTGGNPLATLFILPVILPMVGIVKENFTPPLLTAHAAAITAGFFCVLAVVVSFFLPEPKHGAEHE